CCGACATCTTCGTTCACTATACGGACATATGCCAGGGTGAGTCTTCACACGGAGCGGTTGAGAGGTGCGGCGGTTCAGCTGCGCTGTGACTCCACTCCTACTCCACTCTAACCCCACtgtggcctccccccccacaggcAGGACCTTCTCACTAACCAGCGAGGAGAGAAAGAAGTTAAGTTGGCGCTCGGGGGTGGACGTGCCCCCTCGCCAAGCGGATTACACCTTCGACGGTGAAGACCCCCCTGgagggaaggagaaaatgaaagCAGAATTCAAATACCTAGTGCCAGGCGAAAGGGTCAAATTTGACGTCGCCTACGACCAGCAGAGCCACTCGACCAAGGCGACCAACGTGGACTACCTGGACTGAGGCGGGCGGGGGGAAGGCAACCACCCAAATGGGCAAACACCCAAGtgtggaaaaggggaaaagggaaaataccGAACGGCTTCATTATGGAAACGGCGAGGGAGAGGTGCCCCTTACCCACCCGCGTGCTGAGCTCCTCGTGCCGCTCTCACAACACGAGCGCGCGAATGTGCGATGCGTTAAAGTGGGAGCTGCAGTGGGAGTTGGCATGCGCGTATGCCACGTCCCAACATCTATAGGTACTGCTTCGTCGCGGATGCTACGCCCCAACATCGCTACGTACTGCTTGGGCACTTCTCTGCGTGGGGGGGTGGggccctcctcctcccccctccgaCTTCTCTCTCGCCAAAAGGATACCACAGCTATATGAAGAGTATCACCCTAGGGGAGTTACTTTTCCCCTACTACGGCCATGCATCATTTGGGAGCCTACCAGTTTGGCATCTTCCCCCGcgaaatccttttttttttttttttttttttttttcctttcctgtTAACGTTCGTTGCTGCTCCGTCGTCGTGGAGTTTCCCCCACAGAGCTCACAAATAACCTTTTCCATGTCGACCAACGGgcgatgaattttttttttttttttcccttccctgTAAAGTTAAGCAGTAGGAAGTACGCAGAAAAAACGCAACAAATTCGCAACATATTGGCAAAAAATCCGCAACATCGCAAACATCGCAAACATCGCAACAGCTTGAagttcttcacatttttgcgaaaaatttccccccaatgGCATGACCGTGCGAGGCGCAGGaggacccctttttttgtagatTTTTACtgttcgtattttttttggggacTTGCTGCTCGCGCCCCCCTGCACAGCCGAAGTGTATCGTGGCGCGGTTGAGCCGTTGTCACTACTCGCATCGCTACCATCGCTCTCGCCGCTCCCACGACGCAACTTAAcatgcccctccccccttccgcgcttccccccttctgcttctccccccttccgcGCTTCCAAACCCCCGAGGGCCAAGATGACCAGCTACCAGTACCTCAGCTACGTAGATCTCTATAAAATCAATAACGTCAATTTGGACCCTTTCACGGAGGTCTTCAACGATAAATTTTACCTCCGCTACATTTACAAGTGGCCCCACATGAACATCGTCACCAAGGAGATCGACGGACATATCAGCGGCTACATCATAGGTTAGATGGTCGGTTTGGGGCGGTTGGCTACTAAGtagcttccccttttaccGCCGCTTAGCACCGACTGGCCATCGTCGAGGGATGACCCCCGCAACCGTTATTTCATCTCCCCCGTGCAGGCAAAGAAGAAGGCCTGGGAGCAGACTACCACGGACACGTGACGGCCTTATCAATCGAAGAGGACAGTCGCAGAACCGGCAAGGGTGTAGACCTAATGAATGAGTTTGAAAAGATTTCCAGAGGAATCCACATGGCCAAATTTGTAGATCTCTTTGTCCGCATCACCAACGAGCCGGCCATCAACATGTATAGGAAGCTCGGCTACGTCGTCAACGAGGAGATTGTGAATTATTACTGCGGCAATGAGAGCGCCCTGGACATGCGCAAGTACCTGGACGTGCCGGCGGCCGCCTGCGTGAAGTGACGtagcggtggagaagcggcgcggtggagcggtgaagcggcggagtGCAGGCGAAATGGACCCCCCCACCCGTACGTACACCCCTATACGCTCCCCACCGTGTTTGAAAAACGAACAAGttatttttgtgtaaattaaGTGCATACGTGATGCACGCCTTTTCGCATTTGTATTTGCGTTTACATTTGCGTTTACATTTGCGTTTACATTTGCGTTTACATTTGCATTCTCATTTGCATTCTCATTTGCGTTTACATTCGCACTTACATTTGCATTCTCATTTGcgtttactttttttttttttctctttttggcTGACTCCTACACAACTTGGTACCATCAGTGCACACCAAACGGTTAACTTTGTCGTGGCCTGACGGGGAGGCCTCCACGGGCCTTCCCTCACAACGTAGTTCTCTCCCCGTAAAAGAGGGGCCACCAAATTGGGGGCAACAACTCGCAGCAGCCTTGTAGAGAGAGGTGAGCGTCCCCCATGTGAAGCGCTAAAGCAGTGGCAGGGGAGGGGAAACCCCATGTGCATACTCAGCTGTAACTGCGCGGTGGAGATGAGTGCACATGCTGgggaattgaaaaaaaaaaaaaaaaaaaaaacaccctaTTAAAGCCACCATATGACTGGCAATTTTCCAacccattttgcttccccccgagGAGGAACTCCCCGCAATGCATTCCATGCAGTCCCCCAACCAGTGCGGGCACCGGCAGCGACTCTGCCAAAGCGTGTGCCgcgcttcaccttttttcgcggaaaaaaaaaaaaaaaaaaaaaaaaaaaaaaaaaaatacacatgttCGCCCCCCGCAGGAACAGTATACCCGTACCTTCCCCCCAAGAGACGACGAatcccattttttggaaaaaccaTCTGCAGGTCTTTCGCCCGTCCGCCGCATAAGCACTGAAGGGTACGCATACAGCTGAGTACATCCTCACCAAGTCAGTCACTCGCGTGCTTGGCACAAACGTGCAGAGGTCGCCCCATCAGCCTACATCGCTTCCTCCCCAAGCGGACACCATGGAAAACACCGCTGCGCATTTGCGGCTGCTCAAAATAAACCACGGAGCCGTCCGCAGGCTCCTCAAGGAGCTAACCTACTacgagaaggaggagggcgACCTGCGCGCCAAAGTGAGCTCCCTCAAGGTAGGTCTCGCCAAATGAGCGAAGAGGGGTGCCTTCCGTCGATGCAGGCAAGGGGCATCGCATTTGCTCACCTTACTTTATAACCTTACTTTATAACCTCACTTTCTTGCCGCACTtccactccaccgcttcaccgcttcaccccgcAGGAGCAGAACAAACCCGCCGCAGAAATCACCCGCGCGCAGGAAATGCTTAAAGAAACGGAGCGGGTTGTGCCCCACATAAGGTCTTCCCTACAAGGCAGCCTAAAGAAGCTCTGCAGCCACATCTACGAGCATTTTTCGAGTGTACTTCTAACAGATGAGAAGACGGTTCAGTTCTGTGCCACTCATTCGGAGGAGACGTTGAAGGAGATGCTCTCGACTCACTATGAGGAGATTTGCAAAGAAGTGGATGCACTGAACGAGACGTTGGGGAAGGTCCTATTGTATATGAAGCAGGACGCCCTCCCCGTGTGCACCCCGCCCCCCAGCGCGGCTGTTCCCCTCTCGTGCGATGAGCCCATCGAGTGCGTGGACATATAAGCGGCATGGCGGATGgcaacaaatggggaagcggAGACCAACcgaggaaggaagaagccacTTCGCCATTCCGCAAATAGGGATGTCCCAAGTGACCATGCAAAGGATGACCCTCTCACACGTACGCATTGTAAGTGTATCCCATTAAGTTGCTCCCTCCCCCCACTGCGCTGAGTTTTTTACGTCTACGCGGCGGTTGTGCTGTGCTGTGCtgtccttttcttccttttttcttccttttttcttccttttttcttccttttttcttccttttttcttccttttttcttccttttttcttccttttttcttccttttttcttcctttttttttttttttttttctgtaaccTGACCATACCAACCGTGGCAGCAACAAAAAGACACCCACGaatggggaaggaaaaatacactTAACTGTGTGCCCCTGCTGAGGTGGGGAGGCCAACCAGGCTTTCACTAACCCACcactccgcttcttcccccaatGCATCACTACAAAGGTGGGAAAATCGAACGGCGCACAAGAGGGTGGCTACTCCTCATCCACCATTCATCGTAGGTGAACATAAAACAAGGCACATCCGTTTAGGTAGCGCCCCCACGAAGTGATGCCCGATGAGGAGGCATCCCCATCTGCAACTTCCCAGCACGATGGATATCCCTTTCACCTAACGTGACGACACTTCCCTCCTGGTAGAAAACCCAGCGATGTGGTCACCTTGACAGCTGGAAGagcttcccctcctttccgcacatttttatttttcctaataAGCTTAGTACAGTGGGTGGACTTCGCCCCAGGGGGACTTCCCACGAAGGGGACCCCCACCGTGATAACCCCCAGCAGTAGCTTGGCGCGCCCCGTGTGGGAGGGGGCGGCTTAACGTACGCGCGCAGCGACCCGCATCCATCCGCAGTCCACACACACGGAGAG
Above is a genomic segment from Plasmodium vivax chromosome 2, whole genome shotgun sequence containing:
- a CDS encoding N-acetyltransferase, putative (encoded by transcript PVX_081310A), whose amino-acid sequence is MTSYQYLSYVDLYKINNVNLDPFTEVFNDKFYLRYIYKWPHMNIVTKEIDGHISGYIIGKEEGLGADYHGHVTALSIEEDSRRTGKGVDLMNEFEKISRGIHMAKFVDLFVRITNEPAINMYRKLGYVVNEEIVNYYCGNESALDMRKYLDVPAAACVK
- a CDS encoding tubulin-specific chaperone a, putative (encoded by transcript PVX_081315A), which translates into the protein MENTAAHLRLLKINHGAVRRLLKELTYYEKEEGDLRAKVSSLKEQNKPAAEITRAQEMLKETERVVPHIRSSLQGSLKKLCSHIYEHFSSVLLTDEKTVQFCATHSEETLKEMLSTHYEEICKEVDALNETLGKVLLYMKQDALPVCTPPPSAAVPLSCDEPIECVDI